One genomic region from Diabrotica undecimpunctata isolate CICGRU chromosome 9, icDiaUnde3, whole genome shotgun sequence encodes:
- the LOC140450685 gene encoding uncharacterized protein: MVQNWSLKFLMRRFITTFCAYLHSFRLSATGGSPRHGEENLKALLEDAMADAKKQSGYKKGDKIQIIAHNVNFNHPISTTTSADTNMDSLLQHLENILTSNDTVLLADTKFDIQIFKMPRGSGRRRRMINLSEDRRTKKSITQIKNNDTLCGARAVIVGLTYVTNEILGHKLIKSDVHNIRIGRTLQTVLAEKLCGLLGGCYVDGFILDDFKKAEELLDVQIKIICAENLNTLIYESPEKTTKIYLYQNGNHFDVIISLKGLYGTNYYCKKCDTPYQSKHKCKKAPLCTICRQPEHAIQNKILCKNCNRYCYNDECLANHTEVCKEVFKCTTCNKICKRENRHECGYSMCRNCNTFVEIATHQCYMMKKPAKGGVCTNPCECNSRSNEVNKGCQYNTKAKTICKEPCKCNGLSNTPINRCTYTEKYLFFDYEAMQDTGIHVPNLIIVHDYAGNKYVFTNNEEFCKWLISEKHRGYTAVAHNGKSYDSYFILKYCVENTIKPYTIYNGSKLMLLEVEALKLKIIDSSNFVAGPLSGFPTTFGLHELKKGYFPHFFNVGENQVYKGCLPDVKYYGPNTMKLKQRGDFLKWHEAHKNDEFDFQRVLHAYCDSDVDILRRGCLELRKEFLGIANIDPFQYLTIAGVCMAIYRAKYLQPNTIGVVKQDIKDTYSLVSLKWLSQFPDVQHALNGGEITICGAKVDGYDCSTNTVYQYHGCFWHGHPECFAPNTINHVNNETMSDLYERTLRRAAQIKEAGYKLVEMWECEWIKSKECKNAPSPQIVEPLKPREAFFGGRTNAIKLNVTDKKLRYIDIVSLYPTVQYYDRYPIGHPAKIHAPESYNPSWFGLVHCQILPPTSLYHPVLPVKTDKLMFPLCNQCALEDCENCDHDDSERALKGTWTTLEINKAIEKGYKILEVYEVWNFKQTSTDLFKGYVKDFMKIKLETSPHKYASNEEYARVVKEQMGIDLDLEKISPNLGKRAVAKLCLNSLWGKFGQRMNMKQSMLWTSKDGMSS, from the coding sequence aTGGTTCAAAATTGGTCATTAAAGTTTTTGATGCGTAGGTTCATAACAACATTTTGTGCGTACCTACATAGTTTTCGACTCTCTGCGACAGGGGGTTCTCCTAGACACGGCGAAGAGAACTTGAAAGCTCTGTTGGAGGATGCTATGGCTGATGCAAAGAAGCAAAGCGGATACAAAAAGGgcgataaaattcaaataattgccCACAATGTCAATTTCAATCACCCCATTTCGACAACAACTAGTGCAGATACCAATATGGACAGTTTATTACAGCATCTTGAAAACATATTGACGTCTAACGACACTGTTCTTTTGGCTGACACGAAATTCGATATTCAAATTTTCAAGATGCCTAGGGGTAGCGGTCGTCGTCGTAGAATGATAAATTTGTCAGAGGACCGTCGCACTAAAAAAAGCATTActcaaattaaaaacaatgacacCTTATGCGGGGCTCGAGCAGTTATAGTGGGGTTAACATACGTCACAAACGAGATTTTGGGTCACAAATTGATCAAAAGTGATGTTCATAACATACGTATAGGTCGAACATTACAGACGGTTTTGGCGGAAAAACTTTGTGGTCTATTGGGTGGTTGCTATGTCGACGGCTTTATTTTGGATGATTTTAAGAAGGCAGAGGAGTTGCTGGATGTGCAAATTAAGATCATCTGCGCTGAAAACTTAAACACTCTTATCTACGAGAGTCCCGAAAAAACAACCAAAATTTATTTATACCAAAATGGGAATCACTTCGATGTTATAATTAGTTTGAAAGGTTTGTACGGTACTAATTATTATTGTAAAAAGTGCGATACACCTTATCAAAGCAAACACAAGTGCAAGAAAGCACCACTTTGCACGATTTGCAGACAACCTGAGCACgccatccaaaacaaaattctgtGCAAGAACTGTAATCGTTATTGCTACAATGATGAATGTCTGGCAAACCATACAGAAGTTTGCAAAGAGGTATTTAAATGCACCacttgtaataaaatttgtaagAGGGAAAATCGACATGAGTGCGGCTACTCGATGTGCAGGAATTGTAACACATTCGTAGAGATAGCTACACATCAGTGCTATATGATGAAAAAACCAGCCAAAGGAGGGGTTTGTACAAACCCATGTGAATGTAATAGTCGTAGTAACGAAGTAAATAAGGGGTGTCAATACAATACTAAAGCAAAAACTATTTGTAAAGAACCATGTAAATGCAATGGCCTCTCTAACACGCCCATAAATCGTTGCAcatatacagaaaaatatttatttttcgatTATGAGGCAATGCAGGACACCGGAATACATGTGCCAAATCTTATAATAGTCCATGATTATGCTGGTAACAAATACGTTTTTACAAATAACGAAGAATTTTGTAAATGGTTAATTTCTGAGAAACACAGGGGTTATACAGCAGTAGCTCACAACGGGAAAAGTTACGAttcgtattttattttaaaatactgtGTAGAAAACACGATAAAGCCGTACACTATCTACAATGGGTCAAAACTGATGCTTTTGGAAGTCGAGGCTCTTAAATTGAAAATAATAGACAGCTCTAATTTTGTAGCCGGCCCCTTGTCCGGTTTTCCTACAACTTTTGGTCTGCACGAATTAAAGAAAGGGTATTTTCCTCATTTTTTTAATGTGGGCGAAAACCAAGTTTATAAAGGATGTTTACCAGATGTTAAGTACTATGGGCCCAACACAATGAAGCTCAAACAAAGGGGTGATTTTTTAAAATGGCATGAGGCCCATAAAAACGATGAGTTTGATTTTCAGAGGGTTCTACATGCCTATTGCGACTCTGATGTAGACATTCTACGAAGAGGCTGTTTGGAATTACGCAAGGAATTTTTGGGGATCGCTAACATAGACCCGTTCCAATATCTGACCATTGCCGGTGTTTGTATGGCTATATATAGGGCCAAATATCTGCAACCAAATACTATAGGGGTTGTAAAACAGGACATAAAGGATACGTATAGCCTGGTATCGTTAAAATGGCTGAGTCAGTTTCCAGACGTACAACATGCTCTTAATGGTGGCGAAATTACGATCTGCGGTGCAAAAGTGGATGGTTATGACTGCTCCACAAATACCGTGTACCAGTACCACGGGTGTTTCTGGCATGGCCACCCAGAGTGTTTTGCGCCCAACACAATTAACCACGTTAATAACGAAACAATGAGCGACTTGTACGAAAGAACACTGAGGAGAGCCGCACAAATAAAAGAAGCTGGTTACAAACTAGTAGAAATGTGGGAATGTGAATggataaaatcaaaagaatgtaAAAATGCACCGAGCCCTCAAATTGTTGAACCCTTAAAGCCTCGTGAAGCATTCTTTGGAGGACGAACAAACGCCATAAAACTAAATGTGACTGATAAAAAgcttagatatatagatattgtaTCGCTTTATCCGACGGTACAGTATTATGACCGCTACCCCATTGGCCACCCTGCTAAAATACATGCACCTGAATCATACAACCCCTCGTGGTTTGGCCTAGTACATTGTCAAATACTGCCACCTACCAGCTTATATCACCCAGTCCTACCTGTCAAAACTGACAAATTAATGTTTCCGTTGTGTAATCAATGTGCCTTGGAAGATTGCGAAAATTGTGATcatgatgactcagaacgtgcaTTAAAAGGTACGTGGACGACTCTAGAGATCAATAAAGCCATAGAAAAGGGGTATAAAATATTAGAAGTGTACGAGGTGTGGAATTTTAAACAAACTTCGACGGATTTATTTAAGGGCTATGTCaaagattttatgaaaataaaattagaaactaGTCCACATAAATATGCCTCAAACGAAGAATACGCTCGGGTTGTAAAAGAACAAATGGGCATAGACTTAGACTTGGAGAAAATATCTCCAAATCTTGGTAAACGAGCAGTCGCTAAACTATGCTTGAATAGTCTATGGGGCAAGTTTGGGCAAAGAATGAATATGAAACAGAGTATGTTGTGGACCTCAAAAGATGGTATGAGCTCTTGA